Proteins encoded in a region of the Oryctolagus cuniculus chromosome 10, mOryCun1.1, whole genome shotgun sequence genome:
- the MRO gene encoding protein maestro isoform X1: MSTKTSSPTLLLALVSQPQASAGSSPLGNTVVRLYSVLPAGLENARVSGRLRFQKREPLKNVFCLLAERARDPSAKKRHMAMRGLGTMAREAPDKVRKYKKAVLALLVHGLYDPVSSEVIHESVKTLTIVLGKSQGKGLGSLFVDITLQTRTLLDDEHDGVRYSAFVLFGQLAAFAGRKWKKFFSRQVKQTQDCLLIHLQDRNPQVAKACKAAFRACSPYLKHQKEFSFQSEEDERNPKLCRQLSHYHPELLQFFYANKIL, from the exons ATGAGCACAAAAACCAGCAGCCCTACGCTCCTCCTGGCCCTGGTgagccagccccaggcctctGCTGGATCCAGCCCACTGGGTAACACAGTCGTTCGATTATACTCCGTTTTACCAGCTGGGTTAGAAAATGCTCGC GTCTCCGGGAGACTGAGGTTCCAGAAGCGCGAGCCCTTGAAGAATGTGTTTTGCCTCCTGGCAGAGAGAGCTCGGGACCCCAGTGCTAAGAAGCGCCACATGGCAATGCGAGGCCTGGGCACCATGGCCCGTGAGGCCCCGGACAAG GTGAGGAAGTATAAGAAGGCTGTGCTAGCCCTGCTGGTGCACGGATTGTACGACCCTGTGAGTTCCGAGGTCATCCACGAGAGCGTGAAGACACTGACCATCGTCCTGGGCAAGAGCCAGGGGAAAGGCTTGGGCTCCCTCTTCGTGGACATCACCCTTCAGACCAGGACTTTGTTAGATGAC GAGCATGATGGAGTGCGGTACTCGGCCTTTGTTTTGTTTGGGCAACTGGCTGCCTTTGCTGGGAGGAAGTGGAAGAAGTTTTTCAGCAGACAGGTCAAGCAGACACAAGATTGCCTCCTGATCCATTTACAGGACAGAAACCCCCAGGTTGCCAAG GCTTGCAAAGCAGCTTTTCGAGCCTGTTCTCCGTATCTGAAACACCAGAAGGAATTCAGCTTCCAGAGTGAGGAAGACGAGAGGAACCCTAAACTCTGCCGACAGCTG AGCCACTATCATCCAGAGCTCCTGCAGTTCTTCTACGCCAATAAAATTCTGTAA
- the MRO gene encoding protein maestro isoform X2 produces MLASMDQTQRRMLGQPSAILASQPTKKRTSIISFFSKVSGRLRFQKREPLKNVFCLLAERARDPSAKKRHMAMRGLGTMAREAPDKVRKYKKAVLALLVHGLYDPVSSEVIHESVKTLTIVLGKSQGKGLGSLFVDITLQTRTLLDDEHDGVRYSAFVLFGQLAAFAGRKWKKFFSRQVKQTQDCLLIHLQDRNPQVAKACKAAFRACSPYLKHQKEFSFQSEEDERNPKLCRQLSHYHPELLQFFYANKIL; encoded by the exons ATGCTCGC ttccATGGACCAAACACAGAGGAGAATGCTGGGCCAGCCCTCTGCCATCCTTGCTTCCCAGCCCACGAAGAAAAGGACctcaatcatttctttcttttccaag GTCTCCGGGAGACTGAGGTTCCAGAAGCGCGAGCCCTTGAAGAATGTGTTTTGCCTCCTGGCAGAGAGAGCTCGGGACCCCAGTGCTAAGAAGCGCCACATGGCAATGCGAGGCCTGGGCACCATGGCCCGTGAGGCCCCGGACAAG GTGAGGAAGTATAAGAAGGCTGTGCTAGCCCTGCTGGTGCACGGATTGTACGACCCTGTGAGTTCCGAGGTCATCCACGAGAGCGTGAAGACACTGACCATCGTCCTGGGCAAGAGCCAGGGGAAAGGCTTGGGCTCCCTCTTCGTGGACATCACCCTTCAGACCAGGACTTTGTTAGATGAC GAGCATGATGGAGTGCGGTACTCGGCCTTTGTTTTGTTTGGGCAACTGGCTGCCTTTGCTGGGAGGAAGTGGAAGAAGTTTTTCAGCAGACAGGTCAAGCAGACACAAGATTGCCTCCTGATCCATTTACAGGACAGAAACCCCCAGGTTGCCAAG GCTTGCAAAGCAGCTTTTCGAGCCTGTTCTCCGTATCTGAAACACCAGAAGGAATTCAGCTTCCAGAGTGAGGAAGACGAGAGGAACCCTAAACTCTGCCGACAGCTG AGCCACTATCATCCAGAGCTCCTGCAGTTCTTCTACGCCAATAAAATTCTGTAA
- the MRO gene encoding protein maestro isoform X3, whose product MDQTQRRMLGQPSAILASQPTKKRTSIISFFSKVSGRLRFQKREPLKNVFCLLAERARDPSAKKRHMAMRGLGTMAREAPDKVRKYKKAVLALLVHGLYDPVSSEVIHESVKTLTIVLGKSQGKGLGSLFVDITLQTRTLLDDEHDGVRYSAFVLFGQLAAFAGRKWKKFFSRQVKQTQDCLLIHLQDRNPQVAKACKAAFRACSPYLKHQKEFSFQSEEDERNPKLCRQLSHYHPELLQFFYANKIL is encoded by the exons ATGGACCAAACACAGAGGAGAATGCTGGGCCAGCCCTCTGCCATCCTTGCTTCCCAGCCCACGAAGAAAAGGACctcaatcatttctttcttttccaag GTCTCCGGGAGACTGAGGTTCCAGAAGCGCGAGCCCTTGAAGAATGTGTTTTGCCTCCTGGCAGAGAGAGCTCGGGACCCCAGTGCTAAGAAGCGCCACATGGCAATGCGAGGCCTGGGCACCATGGCCCGTGAGGCCCCGGACAAG GTGAGGAAGTATAAGAAGGCTGTGCTAGCCCTGCTGGTGCACGGATTGTACGACCCTGTGAGTTCCGAGGTCATCCACGAGAGCGTGAAGACACTGACCATCGTCCTGGGCAAGAGCCAGGGGAAAGGCTTGGGCTCCCTCTTCGTGGACATCACCCTTCAGACCAGGACTTTGTTAGATGAC GAGCATGATGGAGTGCGGTACTCGGCCTTTGTTTTGTTTGGGCAACTGGCTGCCTTTGCTGGGAGGAAGTGGAAGAAGTTTTTCAGCAGACAGGTCAAGCAGACACAAGATTGCCTCCTGATCCATTTACAGGACAGAAACCCCCAGGTTGCCAAG GCTTGCAAAGCAGCTTTTCGAGCCTGTTCTCCGTATCTGAAACACCAGAAGGAATTCAGCTTCCAGAGTGAGGAAGACGAGAGGAACCCTAAACTCTGCCGACAGCTG AGCCACTATCATCCAGAGCTCCTGCAGTTCTTCTACGCCAATAAAATTCTGTAA